A single genomic interval of Thermoanaerobaculia bacterium harbors:
- a CDS encoding diguanylate cyclase — MPPAGSPAARRRILIVEDDPATRAGLEGLLGDGSSDVATAASLDEGRRALARFDPDICLTDLALPDGSGIDFIRSARESSRRDVIVLTGNGSIDSAVQAMKEGAFDYLLKPLRPAELGVLLQRLERKREVDRQLREQETRFRALIEHSSDAIALLSADGEVLYASPSTARVLGRRGRGLVGGRWLDQMHPDDAAAAADFFAAVLADRGRPATIETRLRARRKGERWIEMTMTNLLGEPSVGAVVVNYRDVTERRRAIDELEYRAFHDELTGLPNRALFLDRLTQAIALARRDGRKLAVMFIDLDRLKGVNDTLGHSAGDAVIRAVTERLRGCVREADTLARVGGDEFTLLIPEITDEADAVTVAAKTLASVAEPFPIRGREVAITTSIGIGFYPRDGGDPESLMACADRALYRAKETGRNRYRFCSALE; from the coding sequence ATGCCTCCCGCGGGATCGCCGGCGGCGCGGCGGCGGATCCTCATCGTCGAGGACGATCCGGCGACCCGCGCGGGGCTCGAAGGCCTGCTCGGAGACGGCTCCTCCGACGTCGCGACGGCCGCCTCGCTCGACGAGGGGCGCCGCGCCCTCGCGCGGTTCGACCCCGACATCTGTCTGACCGATCTCGCGCTCCCGGACGGAAGCGGCATCGACTTCATCCGTTCGGCTCGCGAGAGCTCGCGCCGCGACGTGATCGTGCTCACGGGGAACGGGTCGATCGACAGCGCCGTCCAGGCGATGAAAGAGGGGGCGTTCGACTATCTCCTCAAACCTCTCCGGCCCGCCGAGCTCGGGGTTCTCCTCCAGCGGCTCGAGCGCAAGCGCGAAGTCGACCGGCAGCTCCGGGAGCAGGAAACGCGATTTCGCGCGCTGATCGAGCACAGCTCCGACGCGATCGCTCTGCTCTCGGCGGATGGCGAGGTCCTCTACGCGAGCCCGTCGACGGCGCGCGTCCTCGGCCGCCGGGGCCGGGGTCTCGTCGGCGGGCGGTGGCTCGACCAGATGCATCCGGACGACGCGGCCGCCGCGGCGGACTTCTTCGCCGCCGTCCTCGCGGATCGCGGGCGTCCCGCGACGATCGAAACGCGCCTTCGCGCGAGGCGGAAGGGCGAACGCTGGATCGAGATGACGATGACGAACCTGCTCGGGGAGCCGAGTGTCGGCGCGGTGGTCGTCAACTATCGCGACGTGACCGAGCGGCGTCGCGCGATCGACGAGCTCGAGTACCGGGCGTTCCACGACGAGCTCACGGGTCTTCCGAACCGCGCGCTCTTCCTCGATCGGCTCACCCAGGCGATCGCCCTCGCGCGCCGCGACGGCCGGAAGCTCGCAGTCATGTTCATCGATCTCGACCGGCTCAAGGGGGTCAACGACACGCTCGGGCACTCGGCCGGAGACGCCGTCATCCGCGCGGTGACCGAGCGCCTTCGAGGATGCGTCCGCGAGGCGGACACGCTCGCGCGCGTCGGCGGAGACGAGTTCACGCTGCTGATCCCCGAGATCACGGACGAGGCCGACGCCGTGACCGTGGCGGCGAAGACTCTCGCCAGCGTGGCGGAGCCGTTCCCGATCCGCGGCCGGGAGGTCGCGATCACGACGAGCATCGGAATCGGCTTCTATCCCCGGGACGGAGGGGACCCGGAGTCGTTGATGGCGTGCGCCGACAGGGCGCTCTATCGGGCCAAGGAGACGGGACGGAACCGGTACCGGTTCTGCTCCGCCCTCGAATGA